The stretch of DNA CCGCCCTACGATGATCCTCGCATCATCGCCGGGCAAGGGACCGCTGCCTATGAGCTGTTACAGGATATACCGAATCTGGATGCGATCATCACACCGGTGGGGGGAGGAGGACTCTTGTCCGGTACCGCTCTCGCCGCTCGCCATCAATCGGGTACCATCCGTATCTTTGGCGCCGAACCGGCACAAGCCGCCGATACCTATCGATCGCTACAAGCCGGACGGCGCTTGGCGATCGATCCACCTGACACCATCGCTGACGGCTTACGCAATACTGCCCCCGGCTCCCTCACATTCCCGGTGATCCAATCCCTGGTGGAAGACATCGTGACCGTCTCTGAAGCAGAGATCCGAGATGCCTTACGTTGGGTGTTTCTGCGGCTCAAACTGGTGATTGAACCTTCCAGCGCCGTTCCCATCGCCGCCCTCATCAATGGCCGTCTACCAGGGGAATTCAACCGGGTCGGCATTATTGTGAGTGGCGGCAACATTGACCCTGTGGTATTGGCCGATGTGATGGGGGAAGAGCGGCAGTAAGAACGAAAAAAGAGCGATATCGATTGTCGAGGCTGCTGACAATGGTCAGCAGCCTCACCTTTTTCTGCTTTAGCTTTTTTAATTTAGTATCCCACCACTGAAGGTGGGGAAGGTTTAATGCTTACATCACTTTGGCTTGAACCGAAAATACGTGATAAAAAAGTTATTTACTAAATTCGCTTACTCAACAATCGCACCCGATTGTTGAAGATTTAATTTGAGGTAAAAGATAATATATAATTGATTCGTAATGCCCCCATAAGTCCAGACAATTAAGCCGCAGTTGAAGTGAGAGATTGGCGAAATTCTACAGGTGAGCGATAACGTAAGGCAGAATGAGGTCTGTCGTGGTTGTAAAAAGCAATAAAGTCATTTAGATCTTGCTTGGCTTGAGCAAAGGAGTCATACTCCTGTAACCAAACACTCTCTTCTTTCAATGTTCGGAACCCGCGTTCAATATAGGCATCCCCATCTGGGTTGTTGTATCCCATACGTTCGTACCGAATCCCCGCTGCTTTCATCGCTTGAACGAACTGACGACTAGTCATTTGGCAGCCGTTATCACTTCGAATCGTCAACTCTTGTCCATACACACCGTCAGGAAAGCGAATAGGAAGCGCTTGATTCACCGCTTGCAACAGTTCCCCTGGTACCCATATTCTTTTTTTAACCAGACTCGGATTCGACGATATCCATAGCCCACATAACGTACGGATGGCTTCACGCAACCGAGGATCACGCGGTCTCGACTGGGAAGCTGAATTTGTTTTCAGAAGGGCATATCCATAGGTTCGATTTAAACGAAGGGCAGAGGTGATTATGGGGACCGAATACCCTTCGTGAGCCAGTGTTTGCACCAGCTCCCGTGTACTTACCTCCGGCCCCAATCGGTCTTTTTTCGCAAGATCTCAATCTGCATTTCTTTTTCTCCCAGCAGCGATTTAGTCTCCTTCAGCTCTTCTTCCAGCTGCTTTTCTCGCTGAGAGGGGGTAGCGGGAACGTCCTCCTTCCAAGAAAGCTTCCCGCCACCGGTAGTATTGAGGCTGAGCGATGTGGTGCCGCCGGCATACCTCTGATATATTTGCCCCTGGAGCCATTCCTTCCAACACAATCTCCATCTTCTTTTCCGCACTCCACTTTCTCCGTCCCATGAAAAAGACCCCTTTCATCCCCTTTGTTCTAACTTAACATGTGTCTGGGGTCTTATGGGGTCAGTATATGAACTATATCTTCTTGCCTGACATCCCGTAGCTCTAAATTCATAATAATTACCTCCTTTTTGTTTACAAGTTAAGCTTATGCCCTCCTCTAAGGGGAGAGTCAAGTATATTGAGATGAACCTCTCTACTTACGCTAACGCTAAGAAGTGGGAGTTTCTTACCATGATTCTACTAAGTGGTCAGACTTGCAAGAGGGGTAAAAAACACCCCTCTCAAGTCCAACAATTATTTGGTATATTCACGAGCGAAAACTCGTTAAACTAATTTGTATCTTTAGGCATCCTCGTAAGGTGCTTCGGAATCGAGTGCATCATGATGTGCGAAATGCTCTCTCTATGTAGGACCTTGCCTGAAAAGGTGGTGTACTTCTTCCACCTTCCGGCAAAGTCCACGGGGTTTATGATGCTGTTGTAGTAGTAGCCTTGGTAGCCTTTAAATTAAGGTCGAAACGATCAGCATTCATGACCTTCACCCAGGCAGCGATAAAGTCACGCACAAACTTCTCTTTGTTATCATCTTGAGCATAAACTTCTGCCAGGGCACGTAAAACAGAGTTTGAACCGAACACGAGGTCAACTCGAGTTGCTGTACGTACCACTTCACCTGTTTTGCGATCACGGCCTTCATATACGCCACCGTCCACCGGCTTCCACTCAACTCCCATGTCAAGCAAATGAACAAAGAAGTCGTTTGTGAGTGTGCCTACTCGATCAGTGAATACGCCGTGCCCAGTGCCACCGAAGTTGGTACCCAGCACACGCATACCACCGATAAGTACAGTCATTTCTGGAGCAGTAAGGCCAAGCAGTTGCGCCTTGTCTACCAGCAGCTCTTCTGCACTTACACTATACTCTTTCTTCAGGTAGTTGCGGAAACCATCAGCGATCGGCTCCAGTACTGCAAACCCTTCTACATCCGTTTGCTCTTCTGTTGCATCGCCACGTCCGGGAGTAAACGGAACCGTTACATCAAAGCCTGCATCGCGTGCAGCTTTTTCTAATGCGGCACTACCGCCCAGGACGATCAAATCAGCAATGCTGACTTTCTTGCTCAGTTGCTTTTGAATGTCTTCTAGTACAGTCAGCACTTTAGCCAGTTGCTTCGGCTGATTCACTTCCCAATCTTTCTGCGGCGCAAGACGGATGCGGGCACCATTCGCGCCGCCACGCATATCGGAGCCACGGAAGGTACTTGCTGAAGCCCAAGCAGTTGTGACTAGCTCACTTACTGTAAGTCCTGAGTCCAGGATCATCGCTTTCAGCTCTTCTACTTCTGCATCGGTTAATTCATAATCAACTGACGGTATCGGATCTTGCCAGATGAAATCTTCTTCCGGAACTTCTGCTCCTAGATATCTCGCTTTCGGTCCCATGTCACGGTGCAGTAGTTTAAACCATGCATGAGCAAACGTATCTGCAAACTCATCTGGATTCTCATGGAAGCGGCGAGCAATTTTTTCGTATTCTGGATCATGACGCAATGCCATATCCGCGGTAGTCATCATCGTCGGAACACGAACGGATGGATCTTCTGCATCCGGTGCAAGATCCTTCTCAACAGGATTTTTAGGAGTCCATTGATATGCGCCTGCAGGGCTCTTTGTCAGTTCCCATTCATATCCAAACAGCAGATCAAAGTAACTATTATCCCACTGTGTCGGAGTAGGAGTCCAAGCCCCTTCAATACCGCTGGTGATTGTATCACGGCCTTTGCCGCTGCCGTGTGTGCTTAGCCAACCTAATCCTTGTGCTTCTACAGGAGCAGCTTCTGGCTCTGGACCAACGTGAGCAGCATCTCCTGCACCGTGGGCCTTGCCGAACGTATGGCCGCCGGCTATTAGGGCAACTGTTTCTTCATCGTTCATTCCCATACGTTTAAACGTTTCACGGATATCGCGAGCACTTGCAATCGGATCTGGTTTACCGTTTGGTCCTTCTGGATTCACATAGATCAGACCCATCTGAACGGCAGCAAGTGGATTTTCAAGCTCACGATCACCTGTGTAACGATTATCTCCTAGCCATTCCGTTTCAGCACCCCAATAAGTGTCTTCTTCAGGATGCCAAATGTCTGGGCGTCCTCCGCCAAAACCAATTGTCTTACCACCCATGGATTCAATCGCAACATTCCCTGCAAGAACGAGCAAATCGGCCCAAGAGATTTGGTTGCCATATTTTTGCTTGATTGGCCATAGGAGTCGACGAGCTTTA from Desmospora activa DSM 45169 encodes:
- a CDS encoding pyridoxal-phosphate dependent enzyme translates to MTAIITAEEVEQAVHRLEGVAHRTPVMTSRTLNRYTGRNLFLKCENFQRAGAFKFRGAYNTIAQLSSEEKKNGVIAFSSGNHAQAVTVAAHLLGVKATICMPTDAPRVKRTATEEYGATIVSYDRLTEDREQLAQQIAAETGATLIPPYDDPRIIAGQGTAAYELLQDIPNLDAIITPVGGGGLLSGTALAARHQSGTIRIFGAEPAQAADTYRSLQAGRRLAIDPPDTIADGLRNTAPGSLTFPVIQSLVEDIVTVSEAEIRDALRWVFLRLKLVIEPSSAVPIAALINGRLPGEFNRVGIIVSGGNIDPVVLADVMGEERQ
- a CDS encoding integrase core domain-containing protein translates to MNQALPIRFPDGVYGQELTIRSDNGCQMTSRQFVQAMKAAGIRYERMGYNNPDGDAYIERGFRTLKEESVWLQEYDSFAQAKQDLNDFIAFYNHDRPHSALRYRSPVEFRQSLTSTAA
- a CDS encoding transposase: MKGVFFMGRRKWSAEKKMEIVLEGMAPGANISEVCRRHHIAQPQYYRWREAFLEGGRSRYPLSARKAAGRRAEGD
- the katG gene encoding catalase/peroxidase HPI is translated as MDANTSNTGKCPFTGSVTRNQSSGTTNRDWWPNQLNLNILHQHDRKSNPLDEDFDYAVEFKKLDYYALKKDLKDLMTDSQDWWPADYGHYGPLFIRMSWHAAGTYRTGDGRGGGGTGAQRFAPLNSWPDNASLDKARRLLWPIKQKYGNQISWADLLVLAGNVAIESMGGKTIGFGGGRPDIWHPEEDTYWGAETEWLGDNRYTGDRELENPLAAVQMGLIYVNPEGPNGKPDPIASARDIRETFKRMGMNDEETVALIAGGHTFGKAHGAGDAAHVGPEPEAAPVEAQGLGWLSTHGSGKGRDTITSGIEGAWTPTPTQWDNSYFDLLFGYEWELTKSPAGAYQWTPKNPVEKDLAPDAEDPSVRVPTMMTTADMALRHDPEYEKIARRFHENPDEFADTFAHAWFKLLHRDMGPKARYLGAEVPEEDFIWQDPIPSVDYELTDAEVEELKAMILDSGLTVSELVTTAWASASTFRGSDMRGGANGARIRLAPQKDWEVNQPKQLAKVLTVLEDIQKQLSKKVSIADLIVLGGSAALEKAARDAGFDVTVPFTPGRGDATEEQTDVEGFAVLEPIADGFRNYLKKEYSVSAEELLVDKAQLLGLTAPEMTVLIGGMRVLGTNFGGTGHGVFTDRVGTLTNDFFVHLLDMGVEWKPVDGGVYEGRDRKTGEVVRTATRVDLVFGSNSVLRALAEVYAQDDNKEKFVRDFIAAWVKVMNADRFDLNLKATKATTTTAS